A region of the Candidatus Bathyarchaeota archaeon genome:
CGTGTATAGACCTCAATGAATTCCCCTATCTCTTCCCGAGTTTTTATCCTCCTAGCGCGATATGGTGAAACAAAGGTAGCTAGGACGGCGACCCCATTCCTTGTGAGAAGTTTCGCGACAAAGGTAACACGCTTGATGTTTTCGTCTCTGTCTTGCTTTGTAAAACCAAGATCACTCGTCAGGCCCTGCCGCACGATGTCCCCGTCAAGTCTCTCAACTTTATATCCTCGTTCTTTGAGTCTTTCGGCAACAACATCCGCTACTGTTGTTTTACCCGAACAGGGTAGGCCCGTGAACCACACAGTAAAACCTTTTTGATCCCTCATTTTATCCATTCACCTGACGTATTCCACTAGAGAATATAGGTAAGTAGGGTAATTGAAAATGGTTACCTTAGGGATAAGAAAAGTCTAGACGACGATCATCGTCAGCGTTGATTT
Encoded here:
- the cysC gene encoding adenylyl-sulfate kinase; the encoded protein is MRDQKGFTVWFTGLPCSGKTTVADVVAERLKERGYKVERLDGDIVRQGLTSDLGFTKQDRDENIKRVTFVAKLLTRNGVAVLATFVSPYRARRIKTREEIGEFIEVYTRTPVEVCIERDVKGMYKKALQGEISNFTGVDDPYEEPEDPELVLDTSKESIEESVENVLKRLTQLGYIQ